GGGAGCAGATTGTTTGCGGTTTCTTCCCATGGTCTGGTTGCGGTATCCCGGGCCGACGGCAATATTTCAAAAGAAGACGTGGACCGAGTTTTACAGGCTGCCCAGACCTTTTCTCTTTCGCAGAACCAGGAGATTTTGGAGGTATACCCCACCCAATATGTGGTGGACGGGGAGCAGGGTATTCGAGAACCCATCGGCATGAAGGCTGTGCGCTTGGAAACAGACATTATTGCAGTATGCCTGTTTTCCCCTGATTTAAAAAACCTGACCGATGCTGTGCTAGAAGCAGGGCTTGAAATTGTTGGCGTGGTTCCAAGTCCCTTGGCGGCAGCTACCGCAGTATTGAGCCCGCAAGAAAAAGAGATGGGGGTTGCCGTAGTAGAGCTGGGAGCCGGAACCACGTCCCTGGCGGTGTTTGAAGAAGGAGATTTAAAACACATTGCGGTTCTTCCTGTGGGGGCAGAAAATATCACCCATGACATTGCCATTGGTTTGCGGATTGAACACGACCTGGCAGAGCGCATCAAGACCGAGTTTGGGACGGCCTCTTTAATAAAAGGAAAAAGAATGGAAAAGATTGAGCTTGGCAGCGGGGAAACCTTTACCTTTTCTTCAAAGTTTGTCACCCATATCATTGAAGAGCGGGTAAAAGAGATCCTGCAGCTTTTAAACAAGGAGTTAAAGAAATTGGGGAAACAGGGTCAGCTGCCAGGAGGCGTGGTACTGTGCGGCGGGGGAGCAAAGTTGCCGAAAATCGCAGAATTTGCCAAAAAAGAGTTAAAGCTTTCTGCAAAGGTAGGGAGTCCTCGGGGTTTGACCACCTCAAAGGAAGACCCCGCGTTCCTGGGGGTTTTTGGCCTCCTGGTGGATGCAGCAAAAGAGCAGGAATCAGGAGGCAAGATACAAAAGCCTGCCCGCGTAGCAGGATTTCTTAAAAGATTGTTTAAGTCTTTCATTCCATGACAGCAAAAACAGTAATTAAGGTGTTTGGGATAGGGGGAGCCGGAAACAACGCGATAGACAGAATGGTACAGGCC
The Patescibacteria group bacterium DNA segment above includes these coding regions:
- the ftsA gene encoding cell division protein FtsA, with the protein product MKQRTLAALDIGTKSLKMAVAEVGEDGALEILGVAEEPSFGVRKSVVVRPEETTKHIEILVRRAEQMTSSRIEEVSVSLGGSRLFAVSSHGLVAVSRADGNISKEDVDRVLQAAQTFSLSQNQEILEVYPTQYVVDGEQGIREPIGMKAVRLETDIIAVCLFSPDLKNLTDAVLEAGLEIVGVVPSPLAAATAVLSPQEKEMGVAVVELGAGTTSLAVFEEGDLKHIAVLPVGAENITHDIAIGLRIEHDLAERIKTEFGTASLIKGKRMEKIELGSGETFTFSSKFVTHIIEERVKEILQLLNKELKKLGKQGQLPGGVVLCGGGAKLPKIAEFAKKELKLSAKVGSPRGLTTSKEDPAFLGVFGLLVDAAKEQESGGKIQKPARVAGFLKRLFKSFIP